Proteins co-encoded in one Klebsiella michiganensis genomic window:
- a CDS encoding lipoprotein, translated as MPGCIALLAACLLLAGCSSKSPSSKEGTFSGAVYTVKRGDTLSKISRMTGSSVGDLARLNGIPAPYTIQVGQRIRIKGSGSASRPKNTATAKNTAPARSQNTTIAKVAPPPVGARCWLWPTKGNIVEPFSSSDGGNKGIDISGSRGQPIYASGTGTVVYVGNQLRGYGNLVMIKHSEEYITAYAHTDTMLVNTGEKVKAGQKIATMGSTGADSVRLHFQIRYRATAIDPQRYLKPSC; from the coding sequence ATGCCTGGATGTATCGCCCTACTAGCTGCTTGCCTGTTATTGGCGGGGTGCAGCAGCAAATCTCCTTCATCAAAAGAAGGCACTTTCAGCGGCGCGGTTTATACCGTGAAACGCGGCGATACACTCTCTAAAATTTCCAGAATGACCGGCAGCAGCGTGGGCGACCTCGCCCGGCTGAACGGGATCCCTGCGCCTTATACTATCCAGGTGGGCCAGCGTATTCGGATTAAAGGCTCAGGCTCTGCAAGCAGGCCGAAAAATACCGCGACGGCAAAAAACACCGCGCCTGCCCGGTCGCAAAATACGACCATCGCCAAAGTAGCCCCGCCGCCGGTGGGGGCTCGCTGCTGGCTGTGGCCGACCAAGGGCAACATTGTTGAGCCGTTCTCCAGCAGTGATGGCGGTAACAAAGGTATTGATATCTCAGGCTCTCGCGGGCAGCCCATTTATGCCTCCGGCACGGGAACGGTGGTTTACGTCGGCAACCAGCTGCGTGGCTACGGTAATTTGGTGATGATTAAACACAGCGAAGAGTACATCACCGCTTATGCCCATACCGACACGATGCTGGTGAATACCGGAGAGAAGGTGAAAGCCGGGCAGAAAATTGCCACGATGGGCAGCACGGGGGCGGATTCGGTGCGTTTGCACTTCCAGATTCGCTATCGGGCCACCGCCATTGACCCACAGCGTTACTTAAAACCGTCGTGTTAA
- a CDS encoding glucarate transporter produces the protein MNNHQTSLTASQPVSTEKIQTRGRLRWGLGLFFFVIGLIAYMDRANISIVAEHMMRDLGMTKVEFGLLGALFSLGYALAQIPSGMLAERFGCRLIVTLSLLLWSLFTILTATTPRFIWLCIVRFLFGVGEAPTYPGNAVFNSWWFRKNEKARAASLLLAGSYFGPVIAPTITVLIMLAWGWHAVFFIFGAAGIAVALLWFFLARDRPDVHPWISSAELKHIREGRAISQKEAKAKAPWRQFMRNREFWAVGIQYFFVVYMTTLFMIWLPTYLQEARGFSLTHMGIAASFPWLAICLCVLFGGKLSDSLLQRGRSLMAARGYLAIGGFILFIVGTLGVAMTINPFISVFWLTLTLGALGLPVVVSWAVAADKGQQYSGSVSGWMNLWGNLGGVISPVLCGFLAQHFGWNIALLFNILPIALAIVCWFFINPDRPLNPSQPA, from the coding sequence ATGAATAATCATCAAACTTCCCTTACGGCCAGCCAGCCGGTCTCCACAGAAAAGATTCAGACACGCGGTCGGTTACGCTGGGGGCTGGGCCTGTTTTTCTTTGTAATAGGCCTTATCGCTTATATGGATCGCGCCAATATTTCCATCGTCGCGGAACATATGATGCGCGACCTCGGTATGACGAAGGTCGAATTTGGCCTGTTGGGAGCCCTGTTTTCATTAGGTTATGCCCTGGCGCAAATTCCCAGCGGCATGCTGGCTGAACGGTTTGGTTGCCGGCTGATTGTGACACTAAGTCTCTTGTTATGGTCATTATTTACGATACTAACGGCCACAACCCCACGCTTTATTTGGCTGTGTATCGTTCGCTTCCTGTTTGGGGTCGGCGAAGCGCCAACCTATCCCGGTAATGCCGTATTTAACAGTTGGTGGTTCCGCAAAAATGAAAAAGCCAGAGCGGCAAGTCTGCTGCTGGCGGGCTCTTATTTTGGCCCCGTCATTGCGCCAACAATTACGGTACTGATTATGCTTGCCTGGGGCTGGCATGCGGTGTTCTTCATTTTCGGCGCGGCAGGCATCGCGGTGGCTTTACTTTGGTTCTTTCTTGCTCGTGACAGGCCGGATGTACACCCATGGATCTCAAGCGCTGAGCTGAAACACATCCGCGAGGGCCGCGCGATTTCTCAGAAAGAGGCGAAAGCGAAAGCCCCGTGGCGCCAGTTCATGCGTAATCGTGAGTTTTGGGCCGTTGGGATCCAGTATTTCTTCGTGGTGTATATGACCACGCTATTCATGATTTGGCTGCCAACCTATCTTCAGGAAGCGCGAGGCTTTTCCCTTACGCATATGGGGATCGCGGCCAGTTTCCCGTGGCTGGCTATCTGCCTGTGCGTACTTTTCGGCGGTAAATTATCGGACAGTTTGCTGCAGCGTGGCCGTTCGCTAATGGCCGCTCGTGGCTACCTTGCCATCGGCGGCTTCATCCTGTTTATCGTCGGCACGCTGGGTGTAGCGATGACGATTAATCCCTTTATCAGCGTGTTTTGGCTGACCCTAACGCTGGGCGCTCTCGGGTTACCCGTGGTCGTTTCCTGGGCCGTTGCAGCCGATAAAGGCCAGCAATATTCAGGTTCTGTCAGCGGCTGGATGAATCTTTGGGGCAATCTCGGGGGCGTGATATCCCCCGTGTTGTGCGGCTTTCTTGCCCAGCACTTCGGCTGGAATATCGCCCTGCTGTTTAACATCCTGCCGATTGCTCTCGCCATTGTCTGCTGGTTCTTCATCAATCCCGATCGCCCGTTAAATCCTTCCCAACCCGCTTAA
- a CDS encoding 4-hydroxy-4-methyl-2-oxoglutarate aldolase: MFTINPRVSGISPAQVKEVAEVCPSTLGHMTDFGFIKSLTSILPGKRFAGNAVTVRIPHMDSCAVHKVFDTVQAGDVVCIDMSGDTDRACWGELVSYMARASNIAGAIIDGCVTDLRALREIGVPLYARDVSPLTTRILGIEGAINVPVSVCGVTVNPGDLILADDDGVMVIPPDQVSGWAERALKAQHAEISIKQRIDKGESLAAISGAARFFESEAR, translated from the coding sequence ATGTTTACGATAAACCCTCGCGTCTCTGGCATCAGCCCTGCTCAGGTAAAAGAAGTGGCTGAGGTTTGCCCTTCTACCCTGGGACATATGACGGATTTTGGTTTTATTAAATCACTGACATCCATTCTTCCCGGAAAGCGCTTCGCGGGAAATGCCGTCACTGTACGTATCCCTCATATGGATTCCTGCGCAGTGCATAAAGTGTTTGATACGGTGCAAGCGGGCGATGTGGTCTGTATCGATATGTCGGGGGATACCGACCGCGCCTGCTGGGGAGAATTAGTTTCGTACATGGCTCGCGCCAGCAACATTGCCGGCGCAATTATTGATGGCTGCGTGACCGACCTGCGCGCACTGCGTGAAATTGGCGTACCGCTTTACGCCCGCGATGTCAGTCCGCTAACAACCCGCATTTTAGGTATTGAAGGCGCGATTAACGTCCCGGTGTCAGTTTGTGGCGTAACGGTGAATCCGGGAGACCTGATCCTTGCCGATGACGACGGGGTTATGGTTATCCCTCCCGATCAGGTCAGCGGCTGGGCAGAGCGCGCGCTGAAAGCGCAGCATGCGGAGATATCTATTAAGCAGCGCATTGATAAGGGGGAGTCTCTGGCGGCAATTTCCGGAGCAGCACGTTTCTTTGAGTCGGAGGCCCGTTAA
- a CDS encoding amidohydrolase has product MKIALGQFITDTDKAVNLAKAESVIHEASQNGARLLVLPETFMAFISPSSDTRYADIAEPLDGPFVSRLCAAAKAASIYLIVGMFERNPEDDIRAWNTTLLIDNHGKILHTYRKTHLYDAFSYQESRNIIPGDNPIKVVETELGRIGLMVCYELRFPEIARELALQGADVLIVPTAWVHGPLKEQHFQALVSARALENTLPVIACDQTGNIYSGRSLVCDAMGVTRSSMGVEQGLIYSDIDYEHTRTTREALPCLGHRRADLYIHLKK; this is encoded by the coding sequence ATGAAAATTGCTTTGGGGCAGTTTATTACCGATACAGATAAAGCCGTTAACCTCGCGAAAGCGGAGTCGGTAATTCATGAGGCCAGCCAGAATGGCGCCAGGCTTCTGGTTCTACCGGAAACCTTCATGGCCTTTATCTCACCTTCTTCTGACACTCGATATGCAGATATAGCCGAACCTCTTGATGGACCTTTCGTCAGCCGGCTTTGCGCGGCGGCTAAGGCAGCCAGTATTTATCTGATAGTAGGAATGTTTGAACGTAATCCAGAGGATGATATCCGTGCCTGGAACACCACGCTACTGATTGATAATCATGGCAAAATCCTGCATACCTACCGTAAAACACACTTGTACGATGCATTCTCTTACCAGGAGTCCCGTAACATCATTCCGGGAGACAACCCGATTAAGGTGGTTGAAACTGAACTCGGCCGCATTGGGCTAATGGTTTGCTACGAACTTCGTTTCCCCGAAATAGCTCGCGAACTGGCACTTCAGGGAGCTGATGTGCTTATCGTCCCTACGGCCTGGGTTCATGGCCCGCTTAAAGAACAGCATTTCCAGGCATTGGTCTCTGCCCGCGCGCTGGAAAACACCCTGCCCGTAATCGCCTGCGATCAGACGGGAAATATTTACAGTGGCCGTAGCCTGGTGTGTGATGCAATGGGTGTCACCCGCAGTAGCATGGGCGTCGAGCAAGGCCTGATCTACAGCGATATAGATTACGAGCACACGCGTACAACCCGGGAGGCATTGCCCTGCCTTGGGCATCGTCGCGCAGATCTCTACATCCATCTGAAAAAATAA